A stretch of the Schistocerca serialis cubense isolate TAMUIC-IGC-003099 chromosome 2, iqSchSeri2.2, whole genome shotgun sequence genome encodes the following:
- the LOC126455693 gene encoding putative zinc finger protein 286B isoform X1, which yields MEAAPHTDCGDSKMPLLKGTTANYICHICRQSHENLITLHRHHVSAHTSEELSFAMIALNGWTFTSSDGKVIEGSVDSVTHDGICGENDSTATETVKQSDECLSDISLPATSLADDGPVNLVPFYNENSPFKLSDVPLDMSILHDSGSVSERSVKPAKSAQPLYGGNNLNVPVMLQDKQRTAVSGINERCDHSASAFSSDDFSGSETETDIEVNGSGRLFDSDYDIKIDIFDEYEDLEIEEGSRPLSPTRNEDSINNLTVAENSSMECSSRCVLGAASSQNKVVKKECINDSLACVTEDLNNTFENEIMPCTSDKNCTLACTDTHSHKNNQSVFDDTNKVNDKCSEITASDHNVVEFSKTLTCSAEYNDSADLGNSVDCHKGNRTLQEVFVPLVETGSAEYRHGICGIAVTNMSTVDELSSLHRNSSPLCKISEKEELLENSKIYCGVKSVCNPAPKMKIERLDPNSLTVCTSASEIISNQIIRKDTVPVYRCAITCVTRSGGFFKAKVDPGPLKDATISKVAERRFFCESCGKGYKKKSHLERHLRAHTGERPFQCSYCTKRFAVRSILKQHVRIHTGEKPYCCSVCLQRFPQKSGLMTHMMLHTGKPFKCDLCEKSFVSNHKLLQHLKSHESQNIYSCSECKTKFFTEGALREHGKIHSEAKLERPAWQVDFLQKDF from the exons ATGGAGGCGGCCCCTCACACGGACTGTGGAGATAGTAAG ATGCCTCTATTGAAAGGAACGACAGCAAATTATATTTGTCATATTTGTCGGCAATCTCATGAAAATCTCATAACTCTTCACAGGCACCATGTGTCTGCTCATACCTCAGAGGAACTTTCCTTCGCCATGATTGCCTTAAATGGTTGGACATTTACGAGCAGTGACGGAAAAGTGATTGAAGGTAGTGTAGATTCTGTAACTCACGACGGAATATGTGGTGAAAATGACTCCACGGCGACGGAAACGGTGAAACAATCCGATGAATGTCTATCAGACATTTCATTACCAGCGACATCCTTGGCTGATGACGGTCCAGTCAATTTAGTTCCTTTCTACAACGAAAACTCTCCTTTTAAATTATCAGATGTACCATTGGATATGAGCATTTTACATGACAGTGGTAGCGTTAGTGAAAGAAGTGTGAAGCCAGCAAAGAGTGCACAGCCACTGTATGGTGGAAATAATTTAAATGTACCCGTGATGCTTCAAGACAAACAAAGGACTGCGGTAAGTGGTATAAATGAACGATGTGATCACTCAGCTTCTGCATTCTCGAGTGATGATTTcagtggttctgaaactgaaactgataTAGAGGTTAATGGAAGTGGACGATTATTCGATAGTGACTATGATATCAAGATAGATATTTTTGATGAATATGAAGACCTAGAAATAGAAGAAGGTAGCAGACCTCTTAGCCCAACCAGAAATGAGGATAGTATCAACAATTTGACAGTTGCTGAAAATAGCAGTATGGAATGCAGTAGTAGATGCGTTTTAGGAGCGGCAAGTTCCCAGAATAAAGTGGTGAAGAAAGAATGCATAAATGACTCTTTAGCTTGTGTTACAGAAGACCTGAATAAtacttttgaaaatgaaattatgcCCTGTACAAGTGATAAGAATTGCACGTTGGCATGTACAGATACACATTCTCACAAAAATAATCAGTCTGTATTTGATGACACAAACAAAGTGAATGATAAATGCAGTGAGATTACAGCCTCAGATCACAATGTTGTGGAGTTTTCAAAAACACTTACCTGCAGTGCAGAGTACAATGATTCAGCTGATTTGGGTAACAGTGTGGACTGTCACAAGGGAAACCGTACTCTACAAGAGGTATTTGTACCTTTGGTAGAAACTGGCAGTGCAGAATACAGGCATGGTATCTGTGGTATTGCTGTAACAAACATGTCAACGGTTGATGAACTGAGCTccctgcacagaaattcaagccCCCTATGTAAAATATCTGAAAAGGAAGAACTCTTAGAAAACAGCAAAATTTATTGTGGGGTTAAATCTGTCTGTAACCCAGCACCTAAAATGAAAATTGAAAGACTTGATCCAAATAGTCTCACTGTTTGTACTTCTGCTTCAGAAATTATTTCCAACCAAATAATCAGAAAAGACACTGTTCCAGTTTACAGGTGTGCAATTACATGTGTTACGCGCTCAGGTGGTTTCTTTAAAGCAAAAGTTGATCCAGGTCCTTTGAAAGATGCAACCATTAGTAAAGTAGCAGAAAGGCGTTTCTTTTGTGAATCTTGTGGTAAGGGTTATAAAAAGAAATCGCATCTCGAAAGGCATTTGCGAGCTCATACTGGAGAGCGCCCATTTCAGTGTTCGTACTGTACCAAACGATTTGCTGTAAGATCGATATTGAAACAGCATGTCCGCATCCATACAGGTGAGAAACCATACTGTTGTTCGGTTTGCCTACAGCGCTTTCCCCAAAAATCTGGCTTGATGACACATATGATGCTCCACACTGGGAAACCATTCAAATGTGATCTATGTGAGAAATCATTTGTGTCAAACCACAAGCTGTTGCAACATTTAAAATCACATGAAAGCCAAAATATTTATTCCTGCTCAGAGTGCAAAACAAAGTTTTTCACAGAAGGAGCATTGCGGGAACATGGGAAGATACACAGTGAAGCAAAGCTTGAGCGTCCTGCATGGCAAGTGGATTTTTTGCAAAAAGATTTCTGA
- the LOC126455693 gene encoding zinc finger protein 850-like isoform X2 — protein MIALNGWTFTSSDGKVIEGSVDSVTHDGICGENDSTATETVKQSDECLSDISLPATSLADDGPVNLVPFYNENSPFKLSDVPLDMSILHDSGSVSERSVKPAKSAQPLYGGNNLNVPVMLQDKQRTAVSGINERCDHSASAFSSDDFSGSETETDIEVNGSGRLFDSDYDIKIDIFDEYEDLEIEEGSRPLSPTRNEDSINNLTVAENSSMECSSRCVLGAASSQNKVVKKECINDSLACVTEDLNNTFENEIMPCTSDKNCTLACTDTHSHKNNQSVFDDTNKVNDKCSEITASDHNVVEFSKTLTCSAEYNDSADLGNSVDCHKGNRTLQEVFVPLVETGSAEYRHGICGIAVTNMSTVDELSSLHRNSSPLCKISEKEELLENSKIYCGVKSVCNPAPKMKIERLDPNSLTVCTSASEIISNQIIRKDTVPVYRCAITCVTRSGGFFKAKVDPGPLKDATISKVAERRFFCESCGKGYKKKSHLERHLRAHTGERPFQCSYCTKRFAVRSILKQHVRIHTGEKPYCCSVCLQRFPQKSGLMTHMMLHTGKPFKCDLCEKSFVSNHKLLQHLKSHESQNIYSCSECKTKFFTEGALREHGKIHSEAKLERPAWQVDFLQKDF, from the coding sequence ATGATTGCCTTAAATGGTTGGACATTTACGAGCAGTGACGGAAAAGTGATTGAAGGTAGTGTAGATTCTGTAACTCACGACGGAATATGTGGTGAAAATGACTCCACGGCGACGGAAACGGTGAAACAATCCGATGAATGTCTATCAGACATTTCATTACCAGCGACATCCTTGGCTGATGACGGTCCAGTCAATTTAGTTCCTTTCTACAACGAAAACTCTCCTTTTAAATTATCAGATGTACCATTGGATATGAGCATTTTACATGACAGTGGTAGCGTTAGTGAAAGAAGTGTGAAGCCAGCAAAGAGTGCACAGCCACTGTATGGTGGAAATAATTTAAATGTACCCGTGATGCTTCAAGACAAACAAAGGACTGCGGTAAGTGGTATAAATGAACGATGTGATCACTCAGCTTCTGCATTCTCGAGTGATGATTTcagtggttctgaaactgaaactgataTAGAGGTTAATGGAAGTGGACGATTATTCGATAGTGACTATGATATCAAGATAGATATTTTTGATGAATATGAAGACCTAGAAATAGAAGAAGGTAGCAGACCTCTTAGCCCAACCAGAAATGAGGATAGTATCAACAATTTGACAGTTGCTGAAAATAGCAGTATGGAATGCAGTAGTAGATGCGTTTTAGGAGCGGCAAGTTCCCAGAATAAAGTGGTGAAGAAAGAATGCATAAATGACTCTTTAGCTTGTGTTACAGAAGACCTGAATAAtacttttgaaaatgaaattatgcCCTGTACAAGTGATAAGAATTGCACGTTGGCATGTACAGATACACATTCTCACAAAAATAATCAGTCTGTATTTGATGACACAAACAAAGTGAATGATAAATGCAGTGAGATTACAGCCTCAGATCACAATGTTGTGGAGTTTTCAAAAACACTTACCTGCAGTGCAGAGTACAATGATTCAGCTGATTTGGGTAACAGTGTGGACTGTCACAAGGGAAACCGTACTCTACAAGAGGTATTTGTACCTTTGGTAGAAACTGGCAGTGCAGAATACAGGCATGGTATCTGTGGTATTGCTGTAACAAACATGTCAACGGTTGATGAACTGAGCTccctgcacagaaattcaagccCCCTATGTAAAATATCTGAAAAGGAAGAACTCTTAGAAAACAGCAAAATTTATTGTGGGGTTAAATCTGTCTGTAACCCAGCACCTAAAATGAAAATTGAAAGACTTGATCCAAATAGTCTCACTGTTTGTACTTCTGCTTCAGAAATTATTTCCAACCAAATAATCAGAAAAGACACTGTTCCAGTTTACAGGTGTGCAATTACATGTGTTACGCGCTCAGGTGGTTTCTTTAAAGCAAAAGTTGATCCAGGTCCTTTGAAAGATGCAACCATTAGTAAAGTAGCAGAAAGGCGTTTCTTTTGTGAATCTTGTGGTAAGGGTTATAAAAAGAAATCGCATCTCGAAAGGCATTTGCGAGCTCATACTGGAGAGCGCCCATTTCAGTGTTCGTACTGTACCAAACGATTTGCTGTAAGATCGATATTGAAACAGCATGTCCGCATCCATACAGGTGAGAAACCATACTGTTGTTCGGTTTGCCTACAGCGCTTTCCCCAAAAATCTGGCTTGATGACACATATGATGCTCCACACTGGGAAACCATTCAAATGTGATCTATGTGAGAAATCATTTGTGTCAAACCACAAGCTGTTGCAACATTTAAAATCACATGAAAGCCAAAATATTTATTCCTGCTCAGAGTGCAAAACAAAGTTTTTCACAGAAGGAGCATTGCGGGAACATGGGAAGATACACAGTGAAGCAAAGCTTGAGCGTCCTGCATGGCAAGTGGATTTTTTGCAAAAAGATTTCTGA